CTTCCACTTCCATAATACGCAGGTTGTGCGTGTTGGTCGTAATATCCAACACTGTCGGTAATAAACCCGTATCAGGCTTCAGCGTAATTAATCCAGTTTTTTCCAGTAATAACAGCGCGCGTCCCAGATTCGTAGGATCGAACGGAATCGCGATGGTGTCGCCAGCTTTCAGATCGTTGATATTTTTAATCTTCTTCGAATAACCCGCCATCGGGAAGACGAAGGTATTTCCTACCGCCACCAGCTTATAACCGTGTTCGCGGTTTTGCTGTTCCAGAAAAGGACGATGTTGAAAGACATTCGCGTCCAAATCGCCTTTATCCGTTGCCTCGTTCGGCAATAGAGAACCGCTGAACCCTACCAGTTCGACATCCAGACCATATTTCTCTTTTGCCACTTTCTTCGCGACGTCGGCGACGTCCTGTTCCGCACCGTTAATCACACCGACTTTAATGTGGTTGGCAGAATTGCTTGCGCTATCGCATGCCGTCAACGCCATCGCCGCCGTGACCATTCCCGCCACCAGCGCTATACGCCATTTCGTCATCACTCTGATTCCCTGATATCGTAAATACATTGATGTATAACTCCATTGGTTTGTAACCACATGGAGTTAAAGAGAAAAACAGTATGTTCCTCGATTAACCGAGTCAAATAACTCCGCGTTCTATCAATATGCTTTTCATTATTAGGTCAATAAAGAGGGGAATATCTGTTAAGCCGATTCCATTTTACTTCTCTGCTATTGCTCGCCTCTTGATTCCCCCGCATTATGACGCTTTGATGACCTTGAATTCATACGGCGAAACCATGATTAATGTGGCTTTAGTTGACGATCACATCGTTGTACGGTCTGGCTTTGCACAGCTTCTGACATTAGAAAATGATATTCAGGTTGTTGGACAATATGCTTCAGCGGCACAGGCGTGGCCCCATCTACTCAAACAACCGATTGACGTTGCCGTGATTGATATTGCCATGCCGGATGAAAGCGGCCTGTCGCTATTAACCCGTCTGCGTCAACAGCGTCCTAATTTTCGCGCCATTATTCTGAGCATCTATGACACCACCGCATTTGTACAAAGCGCGCTGGATGCGGGTGCAGGCGGCTATCTCACGAAGCGCTGTGGCCCGGAAGAGTTAGTGCAAGCGGTTCGTGTGGTCAGCAGCGGTGGCCTGTACCTGTGTGCTGATGCGCTGCACGCCATTCGCCATCAGCAGCAGCCACCGAAAGAGCTGCTGGCACTGACCCCGCGCGAGCGGGAAATATTCAGCCTGTTGATCAACGGAATTAGTGTAAAAAGCATCGCTGAACAGCTCGAACTCAGCCATAAGACCGTTCACGTTCACCGTGCCAATATTCTCAGTAAATTACAGTGTGAATCTACGGTAGAACTGGTGCACTTTGCACTGCAACACCAACTGCTGGCTGGGAAATAAATCATGCGTCGCCTGCACGTCATCGGCATGACGCTGTTTCTGGCCTTTTTC
The nucleotide sequence above comes from Pectobacterium brasiliense. Encoded proteins:
- a CDS encoding MetQ/NlpA family lipoprotein, which translates into the protein MTKWRIALVAGMVTAAMALTACDSASNSANHIKVGVINGAEQDVADVAKKVAKEKYGLDVELVGFSGSLLPNEATDKGDLDANVFQHRPFLEQQNREHGYKLVAVGNTFVFPMAGYSKKIKNINDLKAGDTIAIPFDPTNLGRALLLLEKTGLITLKPDTGLLPTVLDITTNTHNLRIMEVEGAQLPRLLDDPQVTVAIISTTYIQQTGLTPTKDGIFIEDKESPYVNIIVTRENNKEAENVKKFIQAYQSDEVEQAANRIFNGGAVKGW
- a CDS encoding response regulator transcription factor, with the translated sequence MINVALVDDHIVVRSGFAQLLTLENDIQVVGQYASAAQAWPHLLKQPIDVAVIDIAMPDESGLSLLTRLRQQRPNFRAIILSIYDTTAFVQSALDAGAGGYLTKRCGPEELVQAVRVVSSGGLYLCADALHAIRHQQQPPKELLALTPREREIFSLLINGISVKSIAEQLELSHKTVHVHRANILSKLQCESTVELVHFALQHQLLAGK